AGGGCGTCGAGCCCGCCGAGCGACTTCGTCGCGACCGGGACCCCGATGACGGGGAGCGGGGAGAGGGCGGCGAGCATCCCCGGCAGAGCGGCCGCGCCGCCCGCGCCGGCGATGAGGACGCGCAGCCCGCGGGTCTGCGCCCCGCGCGCGTAGTCGACGAGGAGCTCCGGAGCGCGGTGCGCGGAGATGACGCGCGTCTCGCAGGAGACGCCGAGCTCTCCGAGGAGCTTCGCCGCCTCGGACATGATCCCGAGATCCGAGCGGC
The sequence above is drawn from the Elusimicrobiota bacterium genome and encodes:
- the purE gene encoding 5-(carboxyamino)imidazole ribonucleotide mutase, translated to MKKRAPAKVGILMGSRSDLGIMSEAAKLLGELGVSCETRVISAHRAPELLVDYARGAQTRGLRVLIAGAGGAAALPGMLAALSPLPVIGVPVATKSLGGLDALLSIVQMPPGVPVATVAVDGAKNAAWLAARILALEDAALARRLASRRAETVAKAKADQTV